In Naumovozyma castellii chromosome 1, complete genome, one DNA window encodes the following:
- the PTM1 gene encoding Ptm1p (ancestral locus Anc_2.552) encodes MVSIYNKNSHGPNCRSFIALLIATFFFCSNTVLANKESVNQDDYQICSGMYSKEDWGGKMDPFISFNLKKLNIKNDNEDDSGVIVAIYDFQDYIHLGVKLPSGDMYYTCDDYTIDLGYCDESNRDEFIVNDVVYNPFTKTNTSLVNPVMTFSQKDLGLHDVKYPVKKTGFYCVTVFTSASDTKFKAMVNFRNAYGNLAGSEINKLPLYGLLAVAYVVAMCLYSFAVWKHKHELLPLHKYLLAFFIFLTVETIFVWAYYDLKNEKGDTAGIKVYMVFLSILTAGKITFSFFMLLIVSLGYGIVYPKLNKTLMRRCQYYAVFSYCWCIAFLIQSYLEDPQDPSPLILITLIPMALCLFVFYFMVLRSMTKTVAYLKDQRQVVKLNMYKRLLFIIYASLICMLGGCVVTSVIFLGLNQLETIEKNWRSRFFFTDFWPTLVYYIVFVIIAFIWRPTDTSYMLAVSQQLPTDPENVADFDLSDMQSLAEHLDEDDDNVSIITDEEQGRGHPQGTQAASNATPQLGTKGQPQQDDLDFNFTDDEAPPAPPKDPFADQ; translated from the coding sequence ATGGTATCGATTTATAATAAGAATTCGCACGGTCCAAATTGCCGATCTTTTATCGCTCTACTAATAGCCAcgtttttcttttgtagCAATACTGTGTTAGCCAACAAAGAATCCGTCAATCAAGATGATTATCAGATATGTTCAGGGATGTACTCTAAGGAAGATTGGGGTGGCAAGATGGATCCGttcatttctttcaatttgaagaaattgaatattaagAATGATAATGAGGACGACTCCGGTGTTATTGTTGCCATCTATGACTTCCAAGATTATATTCATCTAGGGGTGAAACTACCAAGTGGTGATATGTATTATACATGTGATGATTATACTATTGACTTAGGTTACTGTGATGAATCTAATAGAGATGAATTTATTGTGAATGATGTTGTTTATAATCCTTTCACAAAGACTAATACTAGTCTTGTCAACCCTGTTATGACATTCTCGCAAAAAGATTTAGGTTTGCATGATGTGAAATATCCAGTAAAAAAAACTGGATTCTACTGTGTTACTGTCTTTACAAGTGCAAGTGATACCAAATTCAAGGCAATGGTCAATTTCAGAAATGCCTATGGTAATTTAGCTGGAtctgaaattaataaattaccATTATATGGATTATTAGCAGTTGCGTACGTGGTTGCAATGTGTCTATATTCATTTGCCGTCTGGAAACACAAGCATGAATTGTTACCCTTACACAAGTATCTACTTGCgttcttcatctttttaACTGTCGAAACCATTTTTGTTTGGGCCTACtatgatttgaaaaatgaaaagggTGATACTGCTGGGATTAAAGTATACATGGTATTCCTATCCATACTTACTGCAGGTAAGATTACgttctctttcttcatgTTATTAATCGTTTCTTTAGGTTATGGTATTGTTTACCCCAAATTAAACAAGACTCTAATGAGACGTTGTCAATATTATGCAGTCTTTAGTTACTGTTGGTGTATTGCCtttttaattcaaagttACTTAGAAGACCCTCAAGATCCTTCTCCATTGATTTTAATTACTCTTATCCCAATGGctctttgtttgtttgtatTCTATTTCATGGTATTGAGGTCTATGACTAAGACCGTAGCATATTTGAAGGATCAAAGACAAGTGGTCAAATTGAACATGTACAAGAGATTGTTATTTATCATCTACGCGTCATTAATTTGTATGCTTGGTGGTTGTGTGGTGACCTCTGTGATTTTCCTTGGTTTAAACCAACTTGAAACGATCGAAAAGAATTGGAGATCAAGATTCTTTTTCACTGATTTCTGGCCTACGCTTGTCTACTACATTGTCTTTGTTATCATTGCATTTATTTGGAGACCAACTGATACATCTTACATGTTGGCCGTTTCACAACAATTGCCTACGGATCCAGAAAACGTTGCTGATTTCGATTTAAGTGATATGCAATCCCTAGCAGAACATCTTgacgaagatgatgacAATGTCAGTATCATCACAGATGAAGAGCAAGGACGCGGTCATCCACAAGGCACCCAGGCGGCCTCCAACGCAACACCTCAATTGGGCACCAAGGGACAACCACAGCAGGATGACTTggatttcaatttcacaGACGATGAAGCTCCACCGGCACCTCCAAAGGACCCCTTTGCCGACCAGTGA
- the VPS24 gene encoding ESCRT-III subunit protein VPS24 (ancestral locus Anc_2.558), whose protein sequence is MDYIKKTIWGPDPKEQQRRIKAVLRKNNRALEKSLRDLTNLQNKTQQLIKRAAKKNDIKTVRIYARELYQINKQYTRMYSSKVQLTSVSRQIDEALRLKTMSDKMAESTGLMREVNSLVRLPELQGTMIELEKELMKSGIISEMVDETMDSVMESEELDEEVDAEVNKIVEQYTNEKFEKINNVPTTELPAHEEEEKEIPEDQVDEEADKMLREMKERLNALQN, encoded by the coding sequence ATGGATTACATTAAGAAGACGATATGGGGGCCAGACCCTAAGGAACAACAAAGAAGGATAAAAGCTGTTTTAAGGAAGAATAATAGGGCTTTGGAAAAGTCCCTACGAGATTTGACGAACCTGCAAAATAAGACGCAACAGCTCATTAAACGTGCGGCGAAGAAGAATGATATAAAAACAGTAAGAATATATGCTAGGGAGTTATATCAGATTAATAAGCAATACACTAGGATGTATTCGTCCAAGGTTCAATTGACTTCCGTGTCAAGACAGATTGACGAGGCTCTACGATTGAAAACGATGTCAGATAAAATGGCAGAAAGTACTGGCTTGATGAGAGAGGTGAATTCCTTAGTTCGTTTACCTGAATTGCAAGGAACCATGATTGAACTAGAAAAAGAGCTGATGAAATCGGGAATTATTAGCGAAATGGTGGATGAAACAATGGATTCTGTAATGGAAAGTGAAGAGttagatgaagaagtggaTGCTGAAGTCAATAAAATCGTCGAACAATACACTAATGAGAAGTTCGAAAAGATCAACAACGTACCAACGACAGAATTACCAGCACACGAGGAGGAGGAAAAGGAGATTCCGGAAGACCAAGTAGACGAGGAAGCAGACAAGATGCTCAGAGAGATGAAGGAGCGTCTAAATGCCCTCCAAAATTAG